In a genomic window of Phyllostomus discolor isolate MPI-MPIP mPhyDis1 chromosome 5, mPhyDis1.pri.v3, whole genome shotgun sequence:
- the ADGRB2 gene encoding adhesion G protein-coupled receptor B2 isoform X4 yields MTPACPLLLSVILSLRLAAAFDPDPSACSALASGVLYGAFSLQDLFPTIASGCSWTLENPDPTKYSLYLRFNRQEEVCAHFAPRLLPLDHYLVNFTCLRPGLEEAVARVGPEAGRLEEEEAAAGLELCGGSGPFTFLHFDKNFVQLCLSAEPSEARRLLAPTALAFRFVEVLLINNNNSSQFTCGVLCRWSEECGRAAGRACGFAQPGCSCPGEVGASPATTTPPGPPAAHTLSNALVPGGPAPSAEADLHSGSSNDLFTTEMRYGEEPEEEPKVKTQWPRSADEPGVYLAQTGDPAAEEWSPWSVCSLTCGQGLQVRTRSCVSSPYGTLCSGPLRETRPCNNSATCPVEGQWLEWGPWGPCSTSCANGTQQRSRKCSVAGPAWATCVGALTDTRECGNLECPAPDGKWGPWNSWSLCSKTCDTGWQRRFRMCQATGTQGHPCEGTGEEVKPCSEKRCPAFHEMCRDEYVMLMTWKKAAAGEIIYNKCPPNASGSASRRCLLSAQGVAYWGLPSFARCISHEYRYLYLSLREHLAKGQRMLAGEGMSQVVRSLQELLARRTYYSGDLLFSVDILRNVTDTFKRATYVPSADDVQRFFQVVSFMVDAENKDKWDDAQQVSPGSVHLLRVVEDFIHLVGDALKAFQSSLIVTDNLVISIQREPVSAVSSDITFPMRGRRGMKDWVRHSEDRLFLPKEVLSLSAPGKGAASEASGSPGRGKGPGTVSPGPGYSHQRLLPADPEDSSSYFVIGAVLYRTLGLILPPPRPPLAVTSRVMTVTVRPPTQPPAEPLITVELSYIINGTTDPHCASWDYSRADASSGDWDTESCQTLETQAAHTRCQCQRPSTFAVLAQPPKDLTLELAGSPSVPLVIGCAVSCMALLTLLAIYAAFWRFIKSERSIILLNFCLSILASNILILVGQSRVLSKGVCTMTAAFLHFFFLSSFCWVLTEAWQSYLAVIGRMRTRLVRKRFLCLGWGLPALVVAVSVGFTRTKGYGTSSYCWLSLEGGLLYAFVGPAAVIVLVNMLIGIIVFNKLMARDGISDKSKKQRAGSERCPWARLLLPCSACGAVPSPLLSSASARNAMASLWSSCVVLPLLALTWMSAVLAMTDRRSVLFQALFAVFNSAQGFVITAVHCFLRREVQDVVKCQMGVCRADESEDSPDSCKNGQLQILSDFEKDVDLACQTVLFKEVNTCNPSTITGTLSRLSLDEDEEPKSCLVGPEGGLSFSPLPGNILMPMAASPGLGEPPPPQEANPVYMCGEGSLRPLDLTWLRPAEPSSEGDYMVLPRRTLSLQPGGGGGGGEDPPRTRPEGTPRRAAKALAHAEGYPSFLSVDHSGMGLGPAYGSLQNPYGMTFQPPPPTPSARQVPEPGERSRTMPRTVPGSTMKLGSLERKKLRYSDLDFEKVMHTRKRHSELYHELNQKFHTFDRYRSQSTAKREKRWSVSSGGATERNLSGEKPSPGERPSLSQQRRHQSWSTFKSMTLGSLPPKPRERLALHRAPAWEPTEPPDGDFQTEV; encoded by the exons ATGACCCCAGCCTGTCCCCTCTTactatctgtgattctgtccctgcgCCTGGCCGCCGCCTTCGACCCCGACCCCAGCGCCTGCTCCGCCCTGGCCTCTGGTGTGCTCTACGGGGCCTTCTCGCTGCAGGACCTCTTTCCCACCATCGCCTCGGGCTGCTCCTGGACTCTGGAGAACCCCGACCCCACCAAGTACTCCCTGTACCTGCGCTTCAACCGCCAAGAGGAGGTGTGCGCCCACTTTGCGCCCCGCCTGCTGCCCCTGGACCACTACCTGGTCAACTTCACCTGCCTGCGGCCTGGCCTGGAGGAGGCGGTGGCCCGGGTGGGGCCGGAGGCGGGgcggctggaggaggaggaggcagcagctgggtTGGAGCTGTGCGGTGGCTCCGGCCCTTTCACCTTCCTGCACTTCGACAAGAACTTCGTGCAGCTGTGCCTGTCGGCTGAGCCCTCGGAGGCTCGGCGCCTACTGGCGCCCACGGCGCTGGCCTTCCGCTTCGTCGAGGTCTTgctcatcaacaacaacaactccAGCCAGTTCACCTGTGGCGTGCTCTGCCGCTGGAGTGAGGAGTGTGGCCGTGCTGCCGGCAGGGCCTGTGGCTTTGCCCAGccgggctgcagctgccctggtgaGGTGGGGGCCAGCCCTGCCACTACCACACCTCCAGGTCCCCCTGCTGCCCACACCCTGTCCAATGCCCTGGTGCCCGGGGGCCCAGCCCCATCTGCTGAGGCTGATTTGCACTCAGGGAGCAGCAATGACCTGTTTACAACTGAGATGAGATATG GTGAGGAGCCGGAAGAGGAACCAAAGGTGAAAACCCAGTGGCCAAGGTCTGCAGATGAGCCTGGGGTATACCTGGCACAGACAG GTGACCCGGCGGCTGAGGAGTGGTCCCCGTGGAGCGTGTGTTCCCTGACGTGTGGGCAGGGTCTGCAGGTGCGGACCCGCTCCTGCGTGTCCTCCCCCTATGGGACCCTGTGCAGTGGGCCCCTGCGGGAGACCCGGCCCTGCAACAATTCAGCCACTTGCCCAG TGGAAGGCCAGTGGCTAGAGTGGGGTCCCTGGGGCCCATGCTCCACCTCCTGTGCCAATGGGACCCAGCAGCGCAGCCGGAAGTGCAGTGTGGCGGGTCCAGCCTGGGCCACATGTGTGGGTGCCCTCACTGACACCCGAGAGTGCGGCAACCTTGAGTGCCCGG CCCCAGATGGCAAGTGGGGACCGTGGAACTCATGGAGCCTGTGCTCCAAGACGTGTGACACAGGCTGGCAGCGTCGCTTCCGCATGTGCCAGGCTACGGGCACACAGGGCCACCCCTGTGAGGGCACCGGGGAGGAGGTGAAGCCCTGCAGTGAGAAGAGGTGTCCAG CTTTCCACGAGATGTGCAGGGATGAGTACGTGATGTTGATGACGTGGAAGAAGGCGGCGGCTGGCGAGATCATCTACAACAAGTGTCCTCCCAACGCCTCAG ggtctgccagccgccgctgTCTCCTCAGTGCCCAGGGCGTGGCGTACTGGGGGCTGCCCAGCTTCGCCCGCTGCATCTCCCACGAGTACCGCTACCTGTATCTGTCA CTCCGGGAGCACCTGGCCAAGGGGCAGCGCATGCTGGCGGGCGAGGGCATGTCACAAGTGGTGCGCAGTCTGCAGGAGCTGCTGGCCCGGCGCACCTACTACAGCGGAGACCTGCTCTTCTCTGTGGACATTCTGAGGAACGTCACTGACACCTTCAAGAGGGCCACCTATGTGCCCTCAGCTGATGATGTGCAG CGCTTCTTCCAGGTGGTGAGCTTCATGGTGGACGCAGAAAACAAGGACAAGTGGGATGATGCTCAGCAG GTGTCCCCTGGCTCTGTGCACCTGCTCCGGGTTGTGGAAGACTTCATTCACCTGGTGGGCGATGCCCTCAAGGCCTTTCAGAGCTCTTTGATTGTCACGGACAACTTGG TGATCAGCATTCAGCGAGAGCCGGTCTCCGCCGTGTCCAGCGACATCACGTTCCCCATGCGGGGCCGCCGGGGCATGAAGGACTGGGTGCGGCACTCGGAGGACCGCCTCTTCCTGCCCAAGGAGGTGCTCAGCCTCTctgccccagggaagggggctgcCTCTGAGGCGTCAGGCAGTCCCGGCAGGGGGAAGGGCCCAGGAACGGTGTCCCCCGGCCCAGGCTACTCCCATCAGCGCCTGCTCCCGGCAGACCCTGAGGATTCCTCCTCCTACTTTGTGATTGGTGCTGTGCTCTACCGCACCCTGGGCCTGATCCTGCCGCCCCCCAG GCCCCCACTGGCCGTCACATCCCGAGTGATGACAGTGACCGTGCGGCCCCCTACCCAGCCACCAGCTGAGCCTCTCATCACAGTGGAGCTCTCCTACATCATTAAT GGCACCACAGATCCCCACTGTGCCAGCTGGGACTACTCCAGAgc GGACGCCAGCTCAGGGGACTGGGACACTGAGAGCTGCCAGACCCTGGAGACCCAGGCGGCCCACACCCGCTGCCAGTGCCAGCGCCCGTCCACCTTTGCCGTGCTGGCCCAGCCGCCCAAGGACCTG ACTCTGGAGCTGGCAGGCTCTCCCTCGGTGCCCCTCGTGATTGGCTGTGCTGTTTCCTGCATGGCGCTGCTCACCCTGCTCGCCATCTATGCTGCCTTCTGGAG GTTTATAAAATCTGAACGCTCCATCATCTTGCTCAATTTCTGCCTGTCCATCCTGGCGTCTAACATCCTGATCCTCGTGGGCCAGTCTCGGGTGCTGAGCAAG GGCGTTTGCACCATGACAGCCGCCTTCCtgcacttctttttcctttcctccttttgctGGGTGCTCACCGAGGCTTGGCAGTCCTACCTGGCTGTCATCGGACGGATGCGCACCCGCCTCGTTCGCAAGCGCTTcctctgcctgggctggg gtcTGCCTGCCCTGGTGGTGGCCGTGTCTGTTGGCTTTACCCGCACCAAAGGATACGGCACATCCAGCTA ctgctgGCTCTCTCTTGAGGGTGGCCTGCTCTATGCCTTTGTGGGCCCTGCGGCTGTCATTGTCCTG GTGAACATGCTCATCGGGATCATCGTCTTCAACAAGCTCATGGCTCGGGACGGCATCTCGGACAAGTCCAAGAAACAGAGGGCCGG GTCGGAGCGGtgcccctgggccaggctgctCCTCCCCTGCTCAGCGTGTGGAGCGgtccccagccccctgctcagCTCAGCCTCGGCCAGGAACGCCAT GGCCTCCCTCTGGAGCTCCTGTGTGGTGCTGCCCCTGCTGGCGCTCACCTGGATGTCCGCCGTCCTGGCCATGACGGACCGCCGCTCCGTCCTCTTCCAGGCCCTCTTCGCTGTCTTCAACTCTGCGCAAGGCTTCGTCATCACGGCCGTGCACTGCTTCCTGCGCCGAGAG GTTCAGGACGTGGTGAAGTGCCAGATGGGCGTGTGCCGGGCGGATGAGAGCGAAGACTCCCCGGACTCCTGTAAGAACGGGCAGCTGCAGATCCTG TCAGACTTTGAAAAGGATGTGGATCTGGCGTGTCAGACAG ttcTGTTCAAGGAAGTCAACACTTGCAACCCGTCCACCATCACAGGCACCCTGTCCCGCCTGTCCCTGGATGAGGACGAGGAGCCCAAGTCCTGCCTCGTGGGCCCCGAGGGGGGCCTGAGCTTCTCCCCGCTGCCCGGGAATATCCTGATGCCCATGGCAGCCtcgccagggctgggggagccgCCGCCCCCCCAGGAGGCCAACCCCGTGTACATGTGTGGGGAGGGCAGCCTGCGGCCGCTGGACCTCACGTGGCTACGGCCGGCCGAGCCCAGCTCCGAGGGGGACTACATGGTGCTGCCGCGAAGGACTCTGAGCCTGCAGCCTGgcggtgggggtggaggtggcgAGGATCCCCCAAGGACCCGGCCGGAGGGCACTCCCCGACGGGCTGCCAAGGCGCTGGCCCACGCTGAAGGCTACCCTAGCTTCCTGTCTGTGGACCATTCGGGGatggggctgggccctgcctatgggtctctccagaaCCCCTACGGGATGACCTTCCAACCGCCACCACCGACACCCAGCGCCCGCCAAGTGCCCGAGCCGGGGGAGCGCAGCCGGACCATGCCCCGCACTGTGCCTGGCTCCACCATGAAGCTGGGCTCCCTGGAG
- the ADGRB2 gene encoding adhesion G protein-coupled receptor B2 isoform X2 gives MTPACPLLLSVILSLRLAAAFDPDPSACSALASGVLYGAFSLQDLFPTIASGCSWTLENPDPTKYSLYLRFNRQEEVCAHFAPRLLPLDHYLVNFTCLRPGLEEAVARVGPEAGRLEEEEAAAGLELCGGSGPFTFLHFDKNFVQLCLSAEPSEARRLLAPTALAFRFVEVLLINNNNSSQFTCGVLCRWSEECGRAAGRACGFAQPGCSCPGEVGASPATTTPPGPPAAHTLSNALVPGGPAPSAEADLHSGSSNDLFTTEMRYGEEPEEEPKVKTQWPRSADEPGVYLAQTGDPAAEEWSPWSVCSLTCGQGLQVRTRSCVSSPYGTLCSGPLRETRPCNNSATCPVHGVWEEWGSWSLCSRSCGRGSRSRMRTCVPPQHGGKACEGPELQTKLCSMAACPVEGQWLEWGPWGPCSTSCANGTQQRSRKCSVAGPAWATCVGALTDTRECGNLECPAPDGKWGPWNSWSLCSKTCDTGWQRRFRMCQATGTQGHPCEGTGEEVKPCSEKRCPAFHEMCRDEYVMLMTWKKAAAGEIIYNKCPPNASGSASRRCLLSAQGVAYWGLPSFARCISHEYRYLYLSLREHLAKGQRMLAGEGMSQVVRSLQELLARRTYYSGDLLFSVDILRNVTDTFKRATYVPSADDVQRFFQVVSFMVDAENKDKWDDAQQVSPGSVHLLRVVEDFIHLVGDALKAFQSSLIVTDNLVISIQREPVSAVSSDITFPMRGRRGMKDWVRHSEDRLFLPKEVLSLSAPGKGAASEASGSPGRGKGPGTVSPGPGYSHQRLLPADPEDSSSYFVIGAVLYRTLGLILPPPRPPLAVTSRVMTVTVRPPTQPPAEPLITVELSYIINGTTDPHCASWDYSRADASSGDWDTESCQTLETQAAHTRCQCQRPSTFAVLAQPPKDLTLELAGSPSVPLVIGCAVSCMALLTLLAIYAAFWRFIKSERSIILLNFCLSILASNILILVGQSRVLSKGVCTMTAAFLHFFFLSSFCWVLTEAWQSYLAVIGRMRTRLVRKRFLCLGWGLPALVVAVSVGFTRTKGYGTSSYCWLSLEGGLLYAFVGPAAVIVLVNMLIGIIVFNKLMARDGISDKSKKQRAGSERCPWARLLLPCSACGAVPSPLLSSASARNAMASLWSSCVVLPLLALTWMSAVLAMTDRRSVLFQALFAVFNSAQGFVITAVHCFLRREVQDVVKCQMGVCRADESEDSPDSCKNGQLQILSDFEKDVDLACQTVLFKEVNTCNPSTITGTLSRLSLDEDEEPKSCLVGPEGGLSFSPLPGNILMPMAASPGLGEPPPPQEANPVYMCGEGSLRPLDLTWLRPAEPSSEGDYMVLPRRTLSLQPGGGGGGGEDPPRTRPEGTPRRAAKALAHAEGYPSFLSVDHSGMGLGPAYGSLQNPYGMTFQPPPPTPSARQVPEPGERSRTMPRTVPGSTMKLGSLERKKLRYSDLDFEKVMHTRKRHSELYHELNQKFHTFDRYRSQSTAKEKPSPGERPSLSQQRRHQSWSTFKSMTLGSLPPKPRERLALHRAPAWEPTEPPDGDFQTEV, from the exons ATGACCCCAGCCTGTCCCCTCTTactatctgtgattctgtccctgcgCCTGGCCGCCGCCTTCGACCCCGACCCCAGCGCCTGCTCCGCCCTGGCCTCTGGTGTGCTCTACGGGGCCTTCTCGCTGCAGGACCTCTTTCCCACCATCGCCTCGGGCTGCTCCTGGACTCTGGAGAACCCCGACCCCACCAAGTACTCCCTGTACCTGCGCTTCAACCGCCAAGAGGAGGTGTGCGCCCACTTTGCGCCCCGCCTGCTGCCCCTGGACCACTACCTGGTCAACTTCACCTGCCTGCGGCCTGGCCTGGAGGAGGCGGTGGCCCGGGTGGGGCCGGAGGCGGGgcggctggaggaggaggaggcagcagctgggtTGGAGCTGTGCGGTGGCTCCGGCCCTTTCACCTTCCTGCACTTCGACAAGAACTTCGTGCAGCTGTGCCTGTCGGCTGAGCCCTCGGAGGCTCGGCGCCTACTGGCGCCCACGGCGCTGGCCTTCCGCTTCGTCGAGGTCTTgctcatcaacaacaacaactccAGCCAGTTCACCTGTGGCGTGCTCTGCCGCTGGAGTGAGGAGTGTGGCCGTGCTGCCGGCAGGGCCTGTGGCTTTGCCCAGccgggctgcagctgccctggtgaGGTGGGGGCCAGCCCTGCCACTACCACACCTCCAGGTCCCCCTGCTGCCCACACCCTGTCCAATGCCCTGGTGCCCGGGGGCCCAGCCCCATCTGCTGAGGCTGATTTGCACTCAGGGAGCAGCAATGACCTGTTTACAACTGAGATGAGATATG GTGAGGAGCCGGAAGAGGAACCAAAGGTGAAAACCCAGTGGCCAAGGTCTGCAGATGAGCCTGGGGTATACCTGGCACAGACAG GTGACCCGGCGGCTGAGGAGTGGTCCCCGTGGAGCGTGTGTTCCCTGACGTGTGGGCAGGGTCTGCAGGTGCGGACCCGCTCCTGCGTGTCCTCCCCCTATGGGACCCTGTGCAGTGGGCCCCTGCGGGAGACCCGGCCCTGCAACAATTCAGCCACTTGCCCAG TGCACGGCGTGTGGGAGGAGTGGGGCTCCTGGAGCCTGTGCTCCCGCAGCTGCGGGCGGGGGTCTCGGAGCCGGATGCGGACCTGCGTGCCCCCCCAGCACGGCGGCAAGGCCTGCGAGGGTCCCGAGCTGCAGACTAAGCTCTGCAGTATGGCTGCTTGCCCGG TGGAAGGCCAGTGGCTAGAGTGGGGTCCCTGGGGCCCATGCTCCACCTCCTGTGCCAATGGGACCCAGCAGCGCAGCCGGAAGTGCAGTGTGGCGGGTCCAGCCTGGGCCACATGTGTGGGTGCCCTCACTGACACCCGAGAGTGCGGCAACCTTGAGTGCCCGG CCCCAGATGGCAAGTGGGGACCGTGGAACTCATGGAGCCTGTGCTCCAAGACGTGTGACACAGGCTGGCAGCGTCGCTTCCGCATGTGCCAGGCTACGGGCACACAGGGCCACCCCTGTGAGGGCACCGGGGAGGAGGTGAAGCCCTGCAGTGAGAAGAGGTGTCCAG CTTTCCACGAGATGTGCAGGGATGAGTACGTGATGTTGATGACGTGGAAGAAGGCGGCGGCTGGCGAGATCATCTACAACAAGTGTCCTCCCAACGCCTCAG ggtctgccagccgccgctgTCTCCTCAGTGCCCAGGGCGTGGCGTACTGGGGGCTGCCCAGCTTCGCCCGCTGCATCTCCCACGAGTACCGCTACCTGTATCTGTCA CTCCGGGAGCACCTGGCCAAGGGGCAGCGCATGCTGGCGGGCGAGGGCATGTCACAAGTGGTGCGCAGTCTGCAGGAGCTGCTGGCCCGGCGCACCTACTACAGCGGAGACCTGCTCTTCTCTGTGGACATTCTGAGGAACGTCACTGACACCTTCAAGAGGGCCACCTATGTGCCCTCAGCTGATGATGTGCAG CGCTTCTTCCAGGTGGTGAGCTTCATGGTGGACGCAGAAAACAAGGACAAGTGGGATGATGCTCAGCAG GTGTCCCCTGGCTCTGTGCACCTGCTCCGGGTTGTGGAAGACTTCATTCACCTGGTGGGCGATGCCCTCAAGGCCTTTCAGAGCTCTTTGATTGTCACGGACAACTTGG TGATCAGCATTCAGCGAGAGCCGGTCTCCGCCGTGTCCAGCGACATCACGTTCCCCATGCGGGGCCGCCGGGGCATGAAGGACTGGGTGCGGCACTCGGAGGACCGCCTCTTCCTGCCCAAGGAGGTGCTCAGCCTCTctgccccagggaagggggctgcCTCTGAGGCGTCAGGCAGTCCCGGCAGGGGGAAGGGCCCAGGAACGGTGTCCCCCGGCCCAGGCTACTCCCATCAGCGCCTGCTCCCGGCAGACCCTGAGGATTCCTCCTCCTACTTTGTGATTGGTGCTGTGCTCTACCGCACCCTGGGCCTGATCCTGCCGCCCCCCAG GCCCCCACTGGCCGTCACATCCCGAGTGATGACAGTGACCGTGCGGCCCCCTACCCAGCCACCAGCTGAGCCTCTCATCACAGTGGAGCTCTCCTACATCATTAAT GGCACCACAGATCCCCACTGTGCCAGCTGGGACTACTCCAGAgc GGACGCCAGCTCAGGGGACTGGGACACTGAGAGCTGCCAGACCCTGGAGACCCAGGCGGCCCACACCCGCTGCCAGTGCCAGCGCCCGTCCACCTTTGCCGTGCTGGCCCAGCCGCCCAAGGACCTG ACTCTGGAGCTGGCAGGCTCTCCCTCGGTGCCCCTCGTGATTGGCTGTGCTGTTTCCTGCATGGCGCTGCTCACCCTGCTCGCCATCTATGCTGCCTTCTGGAG GTTTATAAAATCTGAACGCTCCATCATCTTGCTCAATTTCTGCCTGTCCATCCTGGCGTCTAACATCCTGATCCTCGTGGGCCAGTCTCGGGTGCTGAGCAAG GGCGTTTGCACCATGACAGCCGCCTTCCtgcacttctttttcctttcctccttttgctGGGTGCTCACCGAGGCTTGGCAGTCCTACCTGGCTGTCATCGGACGGATGCGCACCCGCCTCGTTCGCAAGCGCTTcctctgcctgggctggg gtcTGCCTGCCCTGGTGGTGGCCGTGTCTGTTGGCTTTACCCGCACCAAAGGATACGGCACATCCAGCTA ctgctgGCTCTCTCTTGAGGGTGGCCTGCTCTATGCCTTTGTGGGCCCTGCGGCTGTCATTGTCCTG GTGAACATGCTCATCGGGATCATCGTCTTCAACAAGCTCATGGCTCGGGACGGCATCTCGGACAAGTCCAAGAAACAGAGGGCCGG GTCGGAGCGGtgcccctgggccaggctgctCCTCCCCTGCTCAGCGTGTGGAGCGgtccccagccccctgctcagCTCAGCCTCGGCCAGGAACGCCAT GGCCTCCCTCTGGAGCTCCTGTGTGGTGCTGCCCCTGCTGGCGCTCACCTGGATGTCCGCCGTCCTGGCCATGACGGACCGCCGCTCCGTCCTCTTCCAGGCCCTCTTCGCTGTCTTCAACTCTGCGCAAGGCTTCGTCATCACGGCCGTGCACTGCTTCCTGCGCCGAGAG GTTCAGGACGTGGTGAAGTGCCAGATGGGCGTGTGCCGGGCGGATGAGAGCGAAGACTCCCCGGACTCCTGTAAGAACGGGCAGCTGCAGATCCTG TCAGACTTTGAAAAGGATGTGGATCTGGCGTGTCAGACAG ttcTGTTCAAGGAAGTCAACACTTGCAACCCGTCCACCATCACAGGCACCCTGTCCCGCCTGTCCCTGGATGAGGACGAGGAGCCCAAGTCCTGCCTCGTGGGCCCCGAGGGGGGCCTGAGCTTCTCCCCGCTGCCCGGGAATATCCTGATGCCCATGGCAGCCtcgccagggctgggggagccgCCGCCCCCCCAGGAGGCCAACCCCGTGTACATGTGTGGGGAGGGCAGCCTGCGGCCGCTGGACCTCACGTGGCTACGGCCGGCCGAGCCCAGCTCCGAGGGGGACTACATGGTGCTGCCGCGAAGGACTCTGAGCCTGCAGCCTGgcggtgggggtggaggtggcgAGGATCCCCCAAGGACCCGGCCGGAGGGCACTCCCCGACGGGCTGCCAAGGCGCTGGCCCACGCTGAAGGCTACCCTAGCTTCCTGTCTGTGGACCATTCGGGGatggggctgggccctgcctatgggtctctccagaaCCCCTACGGGATGACCTTCCAACCGCCACCACCGACACCCAGCGCCCGCCAAGTGCCCGAGCCGGGGGAGCGCAGCCGGACCATGCCCCGCACTGTGCCTGGCTCCACCATGAAGCTGGGCTCCCTGGAG